From one Henriciella marina DSM 19595 genomic stretch:
- a CDS encoding YybH family protein has translation MSLARPAPLLAVILFAAGCAGSPNAGSPASPMESASTSIEAVVRAQAEAWNRGDIENFMQGYWPSPELRFASGGTVTRGFEQTLDRYETRYASREAMGKLSFSELETVQLSEDAAVLHGRWQLQRTSDAPSGLLTLVFRKMDGEWQIISDTTTSAD, from the coding sequence ATGAGTCTTGCACGGCCCGCCCCGCTCCTCGCTGTCATCCTGTTTGCAGCCGGATGTGCCGGATCGCCCAATGCAGGCTCACCAGCCAGTCCGATGGAGTCGGCATCGACGAGTATCGAAGCTGTGGTCCGCGCACAGGCGGAGGCTTGGAACCGCGGCGATATAGAAAACTTCATGCAGGGCTACTGGCCGTCACCAGAGCTTCGCTTTGCGTCAGGCGGCACAGTAACGCGCGGGTTCGAGCAGACGCTTGATCGCTACGAGACCCGCTATGCGTCTCGCGAAGCGATGGGAAAGCTCTCATTCTCCGAGCTTGAAACCGTGCAGCTTTCGGAAGATGCCGCAGTATTGCACGGGCGCTGGCAGTTGCAGCGCACATCGGACGCGCCGAGTGGCCTTCTCACGCTCGTATTCCGAAAAATGGATGGCGAGTGGCAGATCATCAGTGACACCACGACCTCGGCTGACTGA